In Thermococcus profundus, the genomic stretch AGGTAAGGAGAGGACTAACCGTCCTCCAGGACAGGTACAGAACCAGCAGGCTGACGGCGCTCCAGATGATCATCTCGGTTTTCCCGTTCATGGCACCCTTTAATCTTACCCGCACGCGGTTATAAAGTTTGATGCTGGGGGATCGAACTTTTCCCAGTCTTTTTAAGTAACCTAATCCCTAAGGGGACCCTCCATAACACCCAACCTAGGTAAGAGACCCTCGAGAGAAAAAGATAAAGGGCGGTAGATGAAACTACAACAGGTAGACGGTGCCCTCAGGATGATGACTTTGCCGAGTTCTGACCGAGTGATGACTCAAACCGGCTGACTGGGGGCCAGATCTATCAGCGCGGTATCTTCATTCTTACCCTTTCCCATACTCGACGCCTCAACGGCGGCAGTTATTACGGGCTCCATGCCCCTAGCACCTACGAGGAAAACCCCAATGACGCCGCTGATCCCCCGATACCTCCCATGCGGCTTTATCAGAAGGTAGAGATCCTCCCCATCCGTGACCGTTGAAACCATCTGGGCGTCGGCTACGATTCTTACGGCGTTTTTTCCTCCCCTTCCCCAGATTGAGTACACCTCCAGAAAACCATCGGAGTAGAACACCGACACATACTCCGTGCATTCTCCCGGACTGAGAAGGTGAACCCTACCATTGTGTTCGATGAAAACAAAGCCCTGGCCGAACCTATGTATGATGCCCCCGACAGACTGTCCAGGTAGCGGCCCAAAATTTCATAAGCCTTGCCTCCCATACGTATCACTGGATAAACTACGGTACCCGCGAATATGGGTAATTGGTCGTTATTGTAAAGGAGGGGCTGAAATGAGGATAGTCGCAGCAGATACAGGTGGTGCCCTGCTTGATGAAGCTTACAATCCCCTCGGCCTTGTAGCCACGGCCGCGGTTCTCGTGGAAAAGCCGTATAAAACGGCATCAGTCAGCCTCGTCCGCTACGCCGACCCGTTCAGCTACGACATGAGCGGGAGGCAGGCCATAAGGGACGAGACTTATCTGGCCGTTGAACTCGCCAGAGAGGTTATGCCGGATGTGGTGCACCTCGACTCCACTATAGGAGGTATCGAGGTCAGAAAACTGGACGAGGCCACTATAGATGCCCTGAGCATAACCGACCGGGGAAAGGAAGTGTGGAAGGATCTGGCCAAAGATCTCCAGCCGTTGGCAAGAAGATTTTGGGAGGAAACGGGGATAGAGATCGTCGCGGTGGGAAAATCCAGCGTTCCGGTAAGAATAGCCGAGATCTACTCAGGGATTTATACGGCGAAGTGGGCTGTAGAGTACGCCAAGGAGCACGGAAGGGCTAGGGTGGGACTTCCCAGATACATGAAAGTCGAGATAATGCCCGGAAGGATACACGGGGAGAGCCTCGACCCCCGAGAGGGAGGACTCTACGGAGAAGTCGA encodes the following:
- a CDS encoding DUF4152 family protein; translated protein: MRIVAADTGGALLDEAYNPLGLVATAAVLVEKPYKTASVSLVRYADPFSYDMSGRQAIRDETYLAVELAREVMPDVVHLDSTIGGIEVRKLDEATIDALSITDRGKEVWKDLAKDLQPLARRFWEETGIEIVAVGKSSVPVRIAEIYSGIYTAKWAVEYAKEHGRARVGLPRYMKVEIMPGRIHGESLDPREGGLYGEVDAQADGIGWELYPNPFVRRFMVLEVWRA